A DNA window from Niabella yanshanensis contains the following coding sequences:
- a CDS encoding FecR domain-containing protein, with translation MNPDVKLKELVDKWRKGCITPEEQVELMLLCDLYSDDELYELSMPDSTDLDSSVFEVDTLAYTEAQAMAAGVIKQYNKERATRMMRQARNRKKWLGVAASLILIAISGVILSEYFKEKRYNAYCGIINENTEIPTDNFSATLQAGGQSFKLSAKDTGVLKRYRNMQLYNQPGKITYRPIAKAGRNDRSQETQEISTGAQQQYLVQLPNLVLLRMNAQTKIQLQPDTIPGAFRAKLLQGSLYVKVPAQEKEFIIETVLNSTKTKNSDFVLHHSGNSVQIAVVRGAVQTQYSSQKGINLVAEDISALYKVKSVFSTKDTIMTQHNMDINLLLAWTKISREYKEVPLRYFIEEIGIWYGLKFEKTECLPNKNIDAKICYKAPLAEFLSILERNDIKVYHTPQGSYAFCEPEPLKLKAETRLPVIAMNNIKKR, from the coding sequence ATGAACCCGGATGTAAAACTTAAAGAATTAGTTGACAAATGGAGAAAGGGCTGTATCACTCCAGAAGAGCAAGTGGAGTTGATGTTATTATGTGATCTATATAGCGATGATGAGTTGTATGAGCTATCAATGCCTGATTCCACAGACCTGGACAGTTCCGTTTTTGAAGTAGATACATTAGCTTATACTGAAGCACAGGCTATGGCAGCAGGAGTTATAAAGCAATACAATAAAGAGCGGGCTACCCGGATGATGCGGCAGGCCAGGAATAGGAAAAAATGGTTGGGCGTTGCTGCATCCCTTATACTAATTGCTATCTCAGGCGTAATACTGTCAGAATACTTCAAAGAAAAAAGATACAATGCCTATTGCGGCATTATTAATGAAAATACAGAAATACCAACGGATAATTTTTCAGCAACACTGCAAGCCGGTGGCCAGTCCTTTAAGCTAAGTGCTAAAGACACCGGGGTATTAAAACGGTATCGCAATATGCAATTGTATAATCAACCCGGAAAAATCACCTACAGACCAATCGCCAAGGCAGGAAGAAACGATCGATCGCAGGAAACACAAGAAATAAGTACCGGAGCACAGCAACAGTACCTTGTACAGTTACCTAACTTAGTTTTATTGCGCATGAACGCTCAAACCAAAATACAGTTGCAGCCTGATACAATCCCGGGAGCCTTTCGGGCTAAGTTATTACAAGGTTCGCTGTATGTGAAAGTTCCTGCTCAGGAAAAGGAGTTTATTATTGAAACGGTTTTAAATAGTACAAAAACAAAGAATAGTGACTTTGTTCTGCATCATAGTGGCAATAGCGTTCAAATAGCTGTTGTTCGAGGAGCCGTACAAACCCAATACTCTTCACAAAAAGGTATCAATCTTGTGGCGGAGGATATTTCAGCTCTTTATAAAGTAAAGAGTGTTTTTTCGACAAAAGATACCATTATGACCCAACATAATATGGACATTAACCTCTTGCTAGCCTGGACGAAAATAAGCAGAGAATACAAAGAAGTTCCCTTGCGTTATTTTATTGAAGAAATAGGTATTTGGTATGGCTTAAAGTTCGAAAAAACAGAATGTTTGCCTAACAAAAACATTGATGCCAAGATTTGTTATAAAGCTCCACTGGCGGAGTTTTTATCCATACTTGAGCGCAATGACATAAAAGTATATCACACACCTCAAGGCAGTTACGCATTCTGCGAACCTGAGCCATTGAAACTAAAAGCAGAAACAAGACTTCCGGTGATTGCTATGAACAATATTAAAAAAAGATGA
- a CDS encoding heavy-metal-associated domain-containing protein, producing the protein MENKEFQFKTNINCGGCVASVKPHLDNAEGVCHWTVDTTDKDKVLTVKSTGINEQEVIETVQKAGFKIEPVAQ; encoded by the coding sequence ATGGAAAATAAAGAGTTTCAGTTTAAAACAAATATCAATTGCGGAGGTTGTGTAGCATCCGTAAAACCTCATTTGGATAATGCGGAAGGTGTTTGCCACTGGACGGTAGATACGACTGATAAAGACAAGGTATTAACGGTGAAATCTACAGGTATTAACGAGCAGGAAGTAATAGAAACCGTACAGAAAGCCGGATTTAAAATAGAGCCGGTGGCACAATAG
- a CDS encoding SusC/RagA family TonB-linked outer membrane protein: protein MKKNRRLIRYCISAMFLLISKWNWGQQPTEMIIKGQVTNEQHIPLAGVSVVTPNGTGGITNAKGAFELYHSFEDSLMLTLTAIGYEKTIVYIKRQETHIRVILPLAAKGLDQVIVTGYGKSSQRLSTGSITKISSDVISLQPVANPLAALQGRVPGLIINASSGLPGASMSVQIRGQNTITPNPNVTGMPMDNPYFIIDGVPFASQNSNINQINSMVSPGNSNTWGNATGGLSPFSMINPSDIESIEVLRDADATSIYGSRGANGVILITTKKGISGKTNVQLNIQRGYSSITRMMPMLNTSQYLQLRREAILNDGYTLTNVVGRNGYAPEILIFDTTKYTNWTQYFFGGTAKSTNANLSISGGSINTNFSVNVGYRKDGNVFPGDFSAERGSAAVNLHHNSNNRRFFVDFSSLQSIASNNTPGTPSLLQAFTLPPNYPDLLDPEGNLVWQYKGVNLTNPLSYLERIYQSKNFSINGQLQLGYEIARGLHIKSSMGYSRMQGSERSLTPRASYAPNSTTLGAASFTNNLSESVIWEPQLDYNRLIGKGRLNVLLGGSYQDARNTGALLSGSNYANDNLLGTIAGAGNITATDKFNQYKYAAIFSRLNYQYAGKYIVNLTARRDGSSKFGPGKRFGNFGAIGASWIFTEESVLKNNKILSFEKLRGSLGTTGSDNIDSYLYLSLWSPTVPYLGTIGYIPQNLFNETLHWSVNKKAEASIELGFVQNSLMLNATWYKNRSGNQLVTYVLPAITGFRGITSNFPALVENNGWELMLTYTTPKTSRVVWNSSVNFTIPKNKLVAFPDLHSSSYNNVYFIGEPVSSIMAYQSLGVDPATGLYTFTTADGPSSTPAFSQRSMYNQLDPYFYGGWSNTVSYKGIQLDIFLEFKKQNGFNYLRYITAPGSVNINLPAVYMNRWHQEGEQAEIQKLSSAVRSPAVTALNNFKNSNGIYSDASFIRGRNLSLSYTINNKILKQLSLTHAKLFLLTQNLFTNTSYKGNDPETRSLYSIPPMKNITFGFQVAL, encoded by the coding sequence TTGAAAAAAAATAGGCGGCTCATCCGTTACTGTATATCTGCAATGTTTTTGCTCATCAGTAAATGGAACTGGGGACAGCAACCAACCGAAATGATTATTAAAGGGCAGGTGACAAACGAACAGCATATACCCCTTGCTGGGGTGTCGGTCGTTACACCAAATGGAACCGGCGGCATTACCAATGCTAAAGGAGCATTTGAGCTGTATCATTCTTTTGAAGACTCCCTAATGCTCACACTTACTGCGATCGGTTACGAAAAAACGATCGTGTATATTAAAAGGCAGGAAACCCATATCAGAGTTATACTGCCGCTGGCAGCCAAGGGCCTCGACCAGGTTATTGTAACAGGGTATGGTAAATCTAGTCAACGCCTGTCGACGGGCTCCATCACTAAAATTTCAAGTGATGTTATAAGCCTGCAACCTGTAGCCAATCCGCTGGCAGCACTGCAAGGCAGAGTACCCGGCTTAATCATTAATGCCTCCAGTGGCCTTCCCGGAGCGTCTATGTCTGTACAAATCAGGGGGCAAAATACAATAACGCCTAATCCCAATGTTACTGGCATGCCTATGGATAATCCATACTTCATTATAGACGGAGTTCCCTTTGCATCTCAAAACAGCAATATCAATCAAATAAATTCTATGGTGTCCCCTGGCAACTCAAATACCTGGGGTAATGCCACTGGGGGCTTAAGTCCCTTCTCTATGATCAATCCTTCGGATATCGAAAGTATTGAAGTGCTCCGGGATGCGGATGCTACCTCCATTTATGGTTCCAGGGGAGCCAATGGTGTAATACTCATTACCACCAAAAAAGGAATCTCAGGAAAAACCAACGTGCAATTAAATATACAAAGAGGTTACAGTAGTATTACACGGATGATGCCCATGCTAAATACATCTCAATATCTTCAATTGCGGAGGGAAGCGATTCTCAATGATGGCTACACCCTCACCAATGTAGTCGGCCGCAATGGCTATGCACCGGAGATCCTTATCTTTGACACAACAAAATATACGAACTGGACACAATATTTTTTCGGAGGTACGGCGAAATCGACCAACGCTAACTTAAGTATTTCTGGCGGATCGATCAATACCAACTTTTCTGTAAATGTGGGCTATAGAAAGGATGGCAATGTGTTTCCAGGCGATTTTAGTGCTGAGCGAGGATCTGCGGCTGTAAACCTGCATCACAACTCCAATAATAGAAGATTTTTTGTAGATTTTTCCTCTTTACAATCTATCGCGTCCAATAATACACCAGGTACACCCAGTTTACTACAAGCATTTACATTACCACCTAACTATCCTGACTTATTGGATCCTGAGGGCAACCTGGTATGGCAGTATAAAGGAGTGAATCTAACCAACCCGTTGTCGTACCTGGAAAGAATATATCAATCCAAAAATTTCAGTATAAACGGGCAATTGCAACTCGGATATGAAATCGCCAGAGGATTACATATTAAAAGTTCCATGGGTTACAGCAGGATGCAAGGTAGTGAACGTTCGCTTACGCCGCGTGCATCTTATGCGCCTAACTCTACTACATTGGGCGCTGCCTCATTTACCAATAACCTTTCTGAGTCAGTTATATGGGAGCCACAATTGGATTATAACCGCTTAATAGGTAAGGGGCGTCTCAATGTTTTGCTTGGGGGCTCCTATCAGGATGCTCGCAATACCGGCGCTCTATTGTCTGGCAGCAACTATGCCAACGATAATTTGTTAGGTACTATAGCCGGGGCAGGTAATATTACTGCTACTGACAAGTTTAACCAATATAAGTATGCAGCCATTTTTAGTCGCCTTAACTACCAATACGCGGGAAAATATATTGTCAACCTTACGGCCAGGCGTGATGGGTCCAGCAAATTCGGTCCGGGTAAAAGGTTTGGCAACTTCGGCGCCATAGGTGCTAGCTGGATTTTTACGGAAGAATCGGTTTTGAAAAACAATAAAATCTTAAGTTTTGAAAAATTGAGGGGCAGTTTAGGTACCACTGGAAGCGACAATATCGATAGTTATCTTTATCTCAGCTTATGGTCACCAACGGTGCCTTACCTTGGAACAATTGGATACATCCCGCAGAATCTATTTAATGAGACGCTGCATTGGTCTGTGAATAAAAAAGCTGAAGCCTCTATTGAGCTCGGATTTGTTCAGAACTCATTGATGTTGAATGCCACCTGGTACAAAAACAGAAGCGGTAATCAGTTGGTTACTTACGTATTGCCCGCTATAACTGGTTTCAGAGGTATAACATCAAATTTTCCGGCCTTGGTAGAGAATAATGGTTGGGAGCTAATGCTTACTTATACAACGCCTAAAACAAGCCGCGTTGTCTGGAACTCTTCTGTCAATTTCACTATTCCCAAAAATAAGCTTGTAGCGTTCCCTGACCTTCACAGCTCGTCCTATAATAATGTTTACTTTATTGGAGAGCCGGTCAGTTCAATAATGGCCTATCAAAGTCTGGGAGTAGATCCCGCTACAGGGCTGTATACCTTTACGACTGCCGACGGGCCTAGCAGCACTCCGGCTTTTAGCCAAAGATCGATGTATAACCAACTGGATCCTTACTTCTATGGTGGTTGGAGCAATACGGTCAGCTATAAGGGCATACAGCTGGATATCTTCCTGGAATTTAAAAAGCAAAATGGGTTTAATTACCTAAGATATATTACTGCCCCCGGGTCAGTCAATATTAATCTACCGGCCGTGTATATGAACCGATGGCACCAGGAGGGCGAGCAAGCAGAGATTCAAAAGTTAAGTAGTGCAGTACGTAGTCCTGCAGTAACCGCTCTAAATAATTTCAAGAACAGTAATGGCATATATAGCGATGCTTCTTTCATACGAGGCAGAAACCTTTCACTTTCCTACACCATTAACAACAAGATTCTAAAACAGCTTTCACTCACTCATGCAAAGCTATTCCTATTAACACAGAACTTATTTACCAATACCAGCTATAAGGGTAATGACCCCGAAACCCGCAGTTTGTATTCTATTCCACCGATGAAAAATATCACCTTCGGATTTCAAGTAGCTTTATAA
- a CDS encoding heavy-metal-associated domain-containing protein, whose product MKDITIQVPDMQSAHCQARVNDAVKEVAGVKVQNLQAGQITVSLSSDSNKEAVVAAIEEAGYSVPLKHEL is encoded by the coding sequence ATGAAAGACATAACTATTCAGGTACCCGACATGCAGAGCGCACATTGCCAGGCAAGAGTGAATGATGCGGTGAAAGAAGTCGCAGGCGTAAAGGTGCAAAACCTGCAGGCAGGGCAAATAACGGTTTCCCTGTCTTCTGACAGCAATAAAGAAGCAGTAGTAGCGGCAATTGAAGAAGCGGGCTATAGCGTTCCCTTAAAACATGAGTTATAA
- a CDS encoding DUF3347 domain-containing protein, protein MSNPVLKIWMIVCVLLLSVSSFAQISNLQTETVKIYGNCDMCKSTIEKAGNIKKVAAVAWTENTKMAEIAYDSKKTNPDEILKRIALAGYDNEKFLAPDDVYAKLPECCRYKRALKPVVKSHGSNTPAQNDHSAHNHAEMGRTKEMAKQNVTELKAVFDNYFLLKDALVKTDAGAASSNAAQLAKAIKAVEMTKLSTGEHTVWMSVMKDLISNAEKVATAKGISTQRGLFALLSKNMYELARVSKQDASVYYQYCPMYNNGKGANWLSKENAVKNPYYGAQMMTCGSTVETISN, encoded by the coding sequence ATGAGCAATCCAGTATTAAAAATATGGATGATCGTTTGCGTATTGCTATTATCAGTAAGCAGCTTTGCGCAGATCTCAAATTTGCAAACAGAAACTGTAAAAATTTACGGTAACTGCGATATGTGCAAATCAACTATCGAAAAGGCCGGCAATATTAAAAAAGTGGCCGCAGTAGCGTGGACTGAAAACACAAAAATGGCCGAAATTGCTTACGATAGTAAGAAAACAAACCCCGACGAAATATTGAAACGCATTGCGTTGGCGGGTTACGATAACGAAAAATTTCTGGCCCCCGACGACGTTTATGCGAAATTACCGGAATGCTGCCGGTACAAAAGGGCATTAAAACCTGTTGTAAAATCTCACGGCAGTAATACCCCTGCTCAAAATGATCATAGTGCGCATAACCATGCAGAAATGGGGCGCACCAAAGAAATGGCTAAGCAGAACGTTACAGAGCTGAAAGCGGTTTTTGATAATTACTTTTTGCTAAAAGATGCTTTGGTAAAAACGGACGCAGGGGCTGCATCATCCAATGCTGCGCAACTTGCCAAAGCAATAAAAGCAGTAGAGATGACAAAACTGTCTACCGGTGAGCATACGGTGTGGATGAGCGTAATGAAAGATTTGATCTCGAATGCGGAAAAAGTAGCTACTGCCAAAGGTATCTCTACGCAGAGAGGGCTGTTTGCTTTGCTCTCAAAAAACATGTATGAGCTGGCCAGGGTGTCAAAACAGGATGCCTCTGTTTATTACCAGTATTGTCCCATGTATAATAATGGTAAAGGGGCTAATTGGTTAAGCAAAGAAAACGCTGTAAAAAATCCTTATTATGGTGCTCAAATGATGACTTGTGGCAGTACCGTTGAAACCATATCCAATTAA
- a CDS encoding RNA polymerase sigma factor yields MARLAYPEKWLFKVAYYKSIDCLRREKKHKLSSLSDDIQASENESEAGIQNANLRHLLVQALEGLSEHQRQALLHVAAGNASLEQVARHMNISVYTLKTHLARARQKVREYLKQHWAALAFIILLHL; encoded by the coding sequence GTGGCCAGGTTAGCTTATCCTGAAAAATGGCTATTTAAAGTTGCCTATTACAAATCCATTGATTGTTTGCGGAGGGAGAAAAAGCACAAGCTTTCATCGCTGTCCGATGACATACAGGCATCTGAAAATGAAAGCGAAGCCGGGATCCAAAATGCTAATCTAAGACATTTGTTGGTTCAGGCATTAGAAGGTTTATCCGAACACCAACGGCAGGCACTATTGCATGTCGCCGCTGGAAATGCCTCACTGGAGCAGGTAGCCCGTCATATGAATATTTCTGTTTATACGCTTAAAACGCACCTGGCCAGGGCCAGGCAAAAAGTGCGGGAATACTTAAAGCAACATTGGGCTGCATTAGCTTTCATAATTCTCTTACATCTTTAA
- a CDS encoding RNA polymerase sigma factor, giving the protein MFKLLLTADQRALTSIIELYGARLRRYIRKWIPDASWTDEIMQDVFCSFGGTGKLWPG; this is encoded by the coding sequence ATGTTTAAGCTTTTACTAACGGCAGATCAAAGGGCACTGACCAGCATCATTGAGCTATATGGTGCCAGGCTAAGGCGATACATTAGGAAATGGATCCCTGACGCTTCCTGGACCGATGAGATCATGCAGGATGTTTTTTGCAGCTTTGGCGGGACAGGGAAGCTGTGGCCAGGTTAG
- a CDS encoding helix-turn-helix domain-containing protein, translating into MNTIFIKNMVCNRCIMVVQSELEKLGLEVVDIKLGEASVQKELTAEEKSQLEKALFSFGFEMIDDKKARTIEKIKNVIINLVHYQDNDIKTNLSEVLSKELHQDYNYLSHLFSEVEGTTIEKYFIAQKIEKVKELLVYDELSLSEIAFRLNYSSVAYLSNQFKKITGLTPSYFKQIREKKRKPLDQV; encoded by the coding sequence ATGAATACAATCTTTATTAAAAATATGGTTTGCAACCGTTGTATTATGGTGGTGCAAAGCGAACTCGAAAAGCTGGGTTTGGAAGTTGTTGACATTAAACTTGGAGAAGCCAGCGTTCAAAAGGAGCTCACCGCTGAAGAAAAGAGCCAATTGGAAAAAGCGTTGTTTTCGTTTGGCTTTGAGATGATTGACGATAAAAAAGCGCGGACTATTGAAAAGATCAAGAATGTGATCATTAACCTGGTTCACTACCAGGATAATGATATTAAAACCAATCTTTCGGAAGTGCTGAGTAAGGAACTGCACCAGGACTATAACTATTTGTCGCACCTTTTTTCGGAGGTAGAAGGGACAACTATTGAGAAATACTTTATTGCACAAAAAATAGAAAAAGTAAAGGAACTGCTGGTGTACGATGAACTGTCTTTAAGTGAAATAGCTTTCCGCCTCAATTATTCAAGCGTAGCTTATTTAAGCAACCAGTTCAAAAAAATAACAGGACTAACCCCCAGCTATTTTAAGCAAATCAGGGAAAAAAAGAGAAAACCCTTAGACCAGGTATAA
- a CDS encoding RagB/SusD family nutrient uptake outer membrane protein: MKLQLLLSRILAKITITLMPFVISCIALAAIMLPASCSKLIEIDLPQDRLESKAVFEDSIDATSAVTGLYSRIMTYSTGVNFGSGLLTVYTGLLCDELEPLTTAAVDLQFFQNAVTPDNITKSDWWDIPFEYIYHANACIEGLNNSRTLSTPLKNRLSGEMYYMRAWLFFNLTNLYGSIPLPLSTDYRMNSQLARSSQQIVYEQVLSDLTIAESLLDNMPVESNRSRPNKYAVMGLMSRVYLYTKQWQQAADKALQVINSGIFKLEDNLDSVFLSAGKEALFQMPVLQAGFGVPEAYLFVPGQANSQPKYKISSLLMSSLEPGDKREQSWIKSTNINGINYRSPFKYKAASLSTGLPLEYYAVMRLGELYLNLSEAKAHLSEFPLSLQYLNAIRQRAGLMELSFTTSGGLLQSIYEERRREFFCEWGHRWFDLKRTGFVQQVLQPIKPSWSAYQQLLPIPRRELETNTHMDQNQGY; the protein is encoded by the coding sequence ATGAAACTACAACTACTTCTGTCACGCATTCTGGCAAAGATTACAATAACTTTGATGCCCTTTGTAATATCCTGTATTGCTTTAGCAGCAATCATGCTTCCTGCGTCCTGCTCCAAGTTAATTGAAATTGACTTGCCACAAGACCGGCTCGAAAGCAAAGCGGTTTTTGAGGATAGCATTGATGCGACCTCCGCCGTAACCGGGCTCTATTCAAGAATAATGACTTATTCTACTGGCGTCAATTTTGGCAGCGGTCTATTAACCGTGTACACCGGGCTGCTATGTGATGAATTAGAACCTTTAACCACAGCGGCAGTTGATTTACAATTTTTTCAAAATGCTGTTACTCCAGATAATATTACTAAAAGCGATTGGTGGGATATTCCTTTTGAATACATCTATCATGCCAATGCCTGCATCGAAGGGCTCAACAATAGCCGGACGCTGAGTACACCGCTCAAAAATAGACTATCGGGCGAAATGTACTATATGCGTGCCTGGCTATTTTTTAATCTCACCAACTTATACGGTTCTATACCACTGCCGCTGTCAACGGATTACAGAATGAACAGCCAGTTAGCAAGAAGCAGCCAACAGATTGTTTACGAACAAGTCCTTTCTGATTTAACTATAGCCGAATCACTTTTAGATAACATGCCGGTAGAAAGCAACCGGTCGAGACCCAATAAATACGCAGTAATGGGCCTGATGTCAAGAGTATATCTTTATACAAAACAATGGCAGCAAGCTGCCGATAAAGCGCTCCAGGTAATCAACTCAGGTATTTTCAAATTAGAGGATAACCTTGATAGCGTTTTTTTGAGCGCCGGTAAAGAAGCTCTTTTTCAAATGCCTGTTTTGCAAGCCGGTTTTGGAGTACCGGAAGCTTATTTATTTGTACCGGGGCAAGCCAATAGCCAACCGAAATATAAAATTTCGTCACTGTTGATGTCCAGTTTAGAGCCGGGCGACAAAAGAGAACAATCATGGATAAAAAGTACAAATATTAACGGAATCAATTATCGAAGTCCATTTAAATACAAAGCGGCATCCCTTTCCACCGGTTTACCTTTGGAATACTACGCGGTAATGAGGCTGGGAGAACTGTATTTGAATTTGAGTGAAGCCAAAGCACATCTAAGTGAGTTCCCATTAAGCCTGCAATATCTCAATGCGATTAGACAAAGAGCAGGCCTAATGGAATTGTCCTTTACAACCTCAGGGGGATTACTTCAAAGTATTTACGAGGAGAGACGAAGGGAATTTTTTTGCGAATGGGGCCATCGATGGTTCGATCTGAAAAGAACCGGGTTCGTTCAACAGGTACTACAACCTATTAAGCCTTCCTGGTCCGCTTACCAGCAGCTACTTCCTATTCCACGTAGGGAACTGGAAACAAATACTCATATGGATCAGAACCAAGGATATTAA
- a CDS encoding heavy metal translocating P-type ATPase has translation MTANTIQEPVYIPLEDVESEHCALIVEKGLAQVKGVESHKVELNNRRAVITVKDNEVVGDAVRAIKDLGYGVSTVKKTFPVLGMTCASCAGSAESIVKYQEGVVSASVNFATGNLAVEYLPNITDASTLQKAVQSIGYDLLVEDEARQQETLEAIHAQKFSKLKNKTIWAILLSLPVVVIGMFFMNPPAGRAGIPYANEIMWLFATPVVLWLGKDFFVNAWKQAKHRSANMDTLVALSTGIAYLFSVFNVLFPGFWHQRGLHAHVYFEAAAVVIAFILLGKLLEEKAKGNTSSAIKKLMGLQPKTVLVIQADGTEQQVAIEDVQVGDMILVKPGEKIAVDGTVISGNSYVDESMLSGEPVAVLKKENEKVFAGTINQKGSFKFKAVSVGKETMLAHIIKMVQEAQGSKAPVQKLVDKIAGIFVPVVIGIAILTFVLWLILGGENGVVQGLLAAVTVLVIACPCALGLATPTAIMVGVGKGAEKGILIKDAESLELAKKINAIVLDKTGTITEGRPVVTDIQWSNNNDTTRSILLSLEKQSEHPLAEAVVKQLEGVEGVSLSSFDSITGKGVRAVYNNETYVVGNKKLLVESSIAIGNELLNYAEEWGKQSKTIIWFADSRQALAVIAIADTIKETSVEAVRQLKDMGIELYMLTGDNETTAKAIAQQTGIQHYKAEVLPQHKADFIKELQQQGKTVAMVGDGINDSTALATADVSIAMGKGSDIAMDVAKMTIISSDLTKIPQAIRLSKQTVSTIKQNLFWAFIYNLIGIPVAAGVLYPINGFLLNPMIAGAAMALSSVSVVGNSLRLKWKK, from the coding sequence ATGACTGCAAATACTATTCAGGAGCCTGTTTACATCCCGTTGGAAGATGTTGAAAGCGAGCACTGTGCGCTTATTGTAGAAAAGGGGTTGGCCCAGGTAAAAGGCGTGGAAAGCCATAAGGTAGAGCTCAATAACCGGAGAGCTGTTATTACAGTGAAGGATAACGAAGTGGTAGGGGATGCTGTTAGAGCCATTAAGGACCTCGGTTACGGGGTTTCTACGGTTAAGAAAACATTCCCCGTGCTGGGTATGACCTGCGCCTCCTGCGCGGGCAGCGCCGAAAGTATCGTAAAATACCAGGAGGGTGTGGTTAGCGCCTCTGTAAACTTTGCTACCGGCAATCTTGCAGTTGAATATTTACCCAATATAACCGATGCTTCCACATTGCAGAAAGCGGTTCAATCTATTGGCTACGATTTGTTGGTAGAAGACGAAGCCCGGCAACAGGAAACACTGGAAGCCATCCACGCCCAAAAATTCAGCAAGCTAAAAAACAAAACGATCTGGGCGATATTGTTGTCGCTGCCGGTAGTAGTAATTGGGATGTTTTTTATGAACCCGCCTGCCGGACGGGCAGGTATACCTTATGCTAACGAAATAATGTGGCTATTTGCCACCCCGGTAGTATTATGGCTGGGCAAAGATTTTTTTGTTAATGCATGGAAACAGGCTAAACACCGGTCGGCTAATATGGATACACTGGTGGCGTTGAGCACAGGTATTGCTTACCTGTTTAGTGTATTTAATGTATTGTTCCCCGGCTTCTGGCATCAGAGGGGCCTGCACGCGCATGTATATTTTGAAGCGGCAGCTGTGGTAATAGCGTTCATTCTTTTAGGAAAACTGCTCGAAGAAAAAGCCAAGGGTAACACTTCTTCAGCTATTAAAAAATTAATGGGCCTGCAACCCAAAACAGTACTGGTAATACAGGCCGATGGTACGGAACAACAGGTAGCTATTGAGGACGTGCAGGTGGGTGATATGATACTGGTTAAACCAGGGGAGAAAATTGCGGTGGACGGAACGGTAATTTCCGGCAATTCTTATGTAGATGAAAGCATGCTGAGCGGTGAACCTGTTGCCGTGTTAAAAAAGGAAAACGAAAAAGTTTTTGCAGGAACCATTAACCAAAAAGGAAGCTTTAAGTTTAAGGCGGTAAGCGTGGGTAAAGAAACCATGTTGGCCCATATTATTAAAATGGTGCAGGAAGCCCAGGGTAGTAAAGCGCCTGTACAAAAACTGGTAGATAAAATTGCCGGTATTTTCGTTCCGGTTGTAATCGGAATTGCGATCCTGACATTTGTACTGTGGCTGATTTTGGGTGGAGAAAACGGAGTCGTACAAGGATTGCTGGCAGCGGTTACGGTACTGGTTATAGCCTGCCCCTGTGCATTAGGACTGGCTACTCCCACAGCTATTATGGTTGGTGTAGGTAAGGGCGCCGAAAAGGGCATCCTGATAAAAGATGCGGAAAGCCTGGAGTTAGCCAAAAAAATAAATGCCATTGTTTTGGATAAAACCGGTACGATAACAGAAGGTCGCCCCGTGGTTACCGATATCCAATGGAGCAATAATAATGATACAACCCGGAGTATTCTGCTAAGCCTTGAAAAGCAGTCGGAGCATCCGTTGGCAGAAGCGGTAGTGAAACAGCTGGAAGGGGTTGAAGGCGTATCGCTCTCTTCCTTCGATAGTATTACCGGAAAAGGGGTTAGGGCTGTTTATAATAATGAAACCTATGTGGTAGGTAATAAAAAACTGTTGGTCGAAAGTAGTATAGCTATTGGTAATGAGCTTTTGAACTATGCAGAGGAGTGGGGTAAGCAATCTAAAACGATTATCTGGTTTGCCGATAGCAGACAGGCTTTGGCGGTTATTGCTATTGCTGATACCATCAAAGAAACATCGGTGGAAGCGGTTCGCCAACTGAAGGATATGGGCATAGAGCTATACATGCTTACCGGTGATAATGAGACCACCGCAAAAGCCATTGCACAACAAACAGGAATCCAGCATTACAAAGCAGAGGTTTTACCGCAACATAAGGCCGACTTTATAAAAGAGCTGCAACAGCAGGGCAAGACAGTTGCAATGGTGGGGGACGGGATCAATGACAGCACCGCACTTGCTACGGCAGATGTAAGCATTGCCATGGGCAAGGGCAGCGACATTGCAATGGATGTAGCTAAAATGACGATTATTTCGTCCGATCTTACCAAAATCCCGCAGGCCATTCGCTTATCCAAACAAACGGTAAGCACTATTAAGCAAAACCTTTTCTGGGCGTTTATTTATAATTTAATAGGTATACCGGTAGCGGCAGGCGTTCTTTATCCCATCAATGGGTTTCTGTTAAATCCCATGATCGCAGGTGCGGCAATGGCGCTGAGTAGCGTAAGCGTAGTAGGTAACAGCCTTCGGTTGAAATGGAAAAAGTAA